Proteins encoded together in one Onychomys torridus chromosome 1, mOncTor1.1, whole genome shotgun sequence window:
- the Spty2d1os gene encoding putative transmembrane protein SPTY2D1OS → MIVLGWMLFVGLAFYMGTFPEAMPPTLKWKERLPVWENKARRRSQALEEELLL, encoded by the exons atGATCGTGCTGGGCTGGATGCTTTTTGTTGGGCTTGCTTTCTACATGGGTACATTTCCAGAGGCGATG CCTCCAACTCTTAAGTGGAAAGAGAGGTTGCCTGTATGGGAGAACAAGGCACGACGAAGGAGCCAAGCCTTGGAGGAGGAGCTGCtgctgtga